Genomic window (Blastocatellia bacterium):
AAGGCTTGCCGACGCAGCGCGAGTTCGAGATGTTTAAAGCTTACTTCGAGCAGCACGGCTACGCGGCGACGATTGCCGACCCGCGCGAGGTCAGCCTCCGCGGCGGCGAGCTCTATCACGAAGATTTCCGCATTGATCTGGTTTACCGCCGCGTGCTGACGACCGAGCTGCTTGAGAAGAAGGACGAGTGCGGCGACTTCATCAACGCTTACAAACAACAGGCCGCCGTCTTCGTCAATTCGTTCCGCACCAAGTACGTCCACAAGAAGATGCTCTTCGGCGTGCTGACCGACGAGCGCCATCAGCATTACTTCACCGAAGCCGAGCGCCGGGCCATCGCGCAACACGTCCCGTGGACGCGGCGCGTCGAAGCCGCTCGCACGACGCACGCCGGGCAAGAGGTGGACTTGCTTGAATACATCCGCGAGCAGCGCCATAACCTGGTGCTGAAGCCGAACGATGACTATGGCGGGCACGGCGTTTATATCGGCTGGGAGTCGAGCGAGGGCGAATGGGATGCGGCCATTGAAGCGGCGCTGCGCGGCGATTACCTGGCGCAGGAGCGCGTCACCACGTCGCGCGAGCTGTTCCCCTACATTGATCAGGCGGAAGGCCGCGTTGAGATGATCGAACAATTGCTCGACGTTGACCCGCTGCTGTTCTTCGGCAAAGTGCAGGGCGGCTTCACGCGCCTGTCCTCGTCGTCGCTGGCCAACGTCACTTCGGGCGCAGGCATGGTGCCGACCTTGCTGTGCGATTGATGGCTAAGTTAAGGAGAATTTGATGGCGAATTTCACGCTGGGAATTGAAGAAGAGTTTCAGATCATTGATCCCGAAACCGGCGAGCTGCGCTCGCACATCACCGAGATGATCGAGGAAGGGCGCATGATCCTCGGCGAGCAGGTGAAGCCCGAAATGCATCAGTCAATGGTCGAGGTCGGCACCGCCATCTGCGAAAACATTCAGGAAGCGCGCGCCGAGCTGGTGCGCCTGCGTCGTACGGTTTCAGAGCTGGCGGGCAAAAAGGGCCTGCGCATCGCTGCCGCTTCAACTCATCCCTTCTCAAGCTGGAAAGATCAGAAGATCACGCCGCACGAGCACTATGACGCGCTGATTAACGAGATGCAGATGCTGGCGCAATCGCTGTTGATCTTCGGCATGCACGTCCACATCGGCATTGACGACCGCGAGGCGCAGATTCACCTGATGAACGCGGCGCGCTATTTCCTGCCGCACGTCCTGGCGCTTTCGACCAGCTCGCCTTTCTGGATGGGCACGAACACAGGCTTGAAGAGCTACCGTTCAGAGATTTTCAAGAAATTCCCGCGCACGGATATCCCTGATTATTTTTCGTCGCATTCCGAGTTCAGCAACTACGTCAACCTGCTGCTGAAGACCAACTGCATCAGCAACCCGAAAAAAATCTGGTGGGACGTGCGCCCGCACCCGAACTTCCCGACCCTCGAATTTCGCATCTGCGACCTGCCCTCGCGCATCGATGAGGTGCTGGCGCTGGCGGCGCTCTTCCAGGCGATCACCGCCAAGCTCTACAAGCTCTACCGGCAGAATATGGGATTTCGCCTCTATCGCCGCGCGCTGATCCAGGAGAACAAGTGGCGGGCGGTGCGCTGGGGGCTTGAGGGCAAGCTGATCGATTTCGGTAAGCAGAAAGAAGTGCCGGTGCGCGACCTGATCCTTGAGCTGCTCGACTTCGTTGACGATGTCGTAGACGAGCTGGGCTGCCGCAAAGAGCTGGA
Coding sequences:
- a CDS encoding carboxylate-amine ligase — its product is MANFTLGIEEEFQIIDPETGELRSHITEMIEEGRMILGEQVKPEMHQSMVEVGTAICENIQEARAELVRLRRTVSELAGKKGLRIAAASTHPFSSWKDQKITPHEHYDALINEMQMLAQSLLIFGMHVHIGIDDREAQIHLMNAARYFLPHVLALSTSSPFWMGTNTGLKSYRSEIFKKFPRTDIPDYFSSHSEFSNYVNLLLKTNCISNPKKIWWDVRPHPNFPTLEFRICDLPSRIDEVLALAALFQAITAKLYKLYRQNMGFRLYRRALIQENKWRAVRWGLEGKLIDFGKQKEVPVRDLILELLDFVDDVVDELGCRKELEYVHTILEQGTSADRQLRKFAETNDLKAVVHQVIAETMEGVE